In the Cydia fagiglandana chromosome 5, ilCydFagi1.1, whole genome shotgun sequence genome, one interval contains:
- the LOC134664608 gene encoding uncharacterized protein LOC134664608, with translation MDIDVSKENIQPLRGGRNLAQLGTALQAQSDVDAQRQLQLQKEEHEAAINNYQGPDPLDPWFNYIQWVEQCYPKHGHEGHIDKLIKDCLLLFEKDERYYQDRRLVKLWIKYVDCLSNPLEIYQRLYNTGIGVECSEFYRAWACYCEESGDFKKANQVYMLGLQAKAQPLDELEQAHMNFQLVFAQRMLHDDSPTKRKAASALAETRMALTSLKSFKRRNIANVPIQRVGDSIRSVVPGVVRQQHGFDSRTPNSNVMISVYEDAPSTSHSAVPMADNPGPASIVQSCGNIENEKEVGIWTNAKTKMVHTNVVPHQPLPFTPYVDEEDVLKLPANHMPYCVDDLTFTVPLNVPDPVDPTKIPCYNKSQVYVDNTEYSLEEIRSRKYNLERTSKAVYNETVVEEQRNASKINETLAQCSALETLANCALDAEQDHLGQLMPLTMPTIQNVTRVTNMHSPGEPKVLVNLDSKELSQLSHKNDENQRQEKQDKPTASNNNYGNENACGNYGKNNLMEEFNRSLMGNLLGDSITNVTMNTKEARWELRNIFNDNEPTMVQPVVQQFDVSNMKFDIHEDRSMTMALAKKKQDTGAHTVPQDKENANKFNSPDARSTGKNMYFEETQFTQAFNFDVKDASTPNMSQFKKPNNIDHTNKLSNVPKFHMDESTIELQSGIGKRDDSRQMAEHATVDTQGALSVIMEATRESNSKSGSSTSSQSTRNNYTNYTTTPFDSMYHNDQGPPTASKRNSISTQPRLANGHFASRAYPQKREEAKPQPSPATPYLSHDHQYQKPAPQNFNGYTPQRPAAPQVNPYQQYGYQQGYPNNQIQPQQGYASPNPNVYNSPQHAGIQSPHQMSPSVPPGFQSPTYQYQNPTQPMMSPQQVYAGRQDYYGQERHVYANQQQPPPFQSPPHQAQYQNNPYYQRTSQVSQVPPSPNQSYNQQNYHGMHNQYGNANMYQQNQNYQMQNSYRQSPKPMENGQAAYGAPNQPFQIYQSPQPQRAAHNSNNMSHESIPETQVKQSPHEQNAMNKVSPPKPPVPHKSPTSALRNVRHDQPNVKLGQNSPDIGFSNQFLNFISNRNEPKDNANTPKFTNSPSISQKMHKNLYVSSPEQAQIPPSSGLSDSDSKDGLTAQTGTPIQSAKVSHAIEKQKDISKRQLDFEHRVEFQSEDSRDSLSKESRISSVYSRQSDFQSDGYGMDVDSENSMECAAYKSTHSISLIETTDIPRPADIEFPDVIDPFNKKMLTSLLDYVKFPNKTHAEGYNEVRSVPKLQVATTIGVGNNKFAVEKQLGKGNYGAVFLCLDVHSNRSVAVKYQKPARPWEFYICQEIKARIKDPFMLPGYMDITTAFIGDNASLFVSEYSKYGSLLDVANKIRMATSKCINEFIVFLLTAEMLSIVHYLHKAQIIHADIKPDNFLLMKIPSQEWRTPSLQLIDLGCSIDMSLFPEGTTFRELIATEGFTCTEMREGKPWTYQTDLYCLAGTIHVILMGSYMKVANRLGQWNIEKKLPRYMKNLWDKIFTTLLNVPDCNNLPDLMALKEDIDKLLSSSGSTDVLSSQLRTFANVLKSR, from the exons ATGGACATCGACGTTAGCAAGGAGAACATCCAGCCGTTGAGAGGCGGCAGAAACTTGGCTCAGCTGGGTACGGCGTTGCAGGCTCAATCAGATGTTGATGCCCAGAGGCAGTTGCAGTTACAAAAAGA GGAGCATGAGGCTGCTATCAATAACTATCAGGGGCCTGACCCTTTGGATCCATGGTTCAATTACATACAATGGGTAGAACAGTGCTACCCAAAACATGGTCATGAGGGCCATATTGACAAGTTGATCAAAGACTGCTTGTTATTGTTTGAGAAAGATGAAAGGTATTATCAAGACAGGAGGCTTGTTAAGCTGTGGATcaaatat GTTGACTGTCTCTCCAACCCCTTGGAGATATACCAAAGGCTCTACAACACAGGCATAGGAGTAGAATGCTCAGAATTCTACCGAGCCTGGGCCTGCTACTGCGAGGAGTCTGGAGACTTCAAGAAAGCCAACCAGGTGTACATGTTAGGGCTCCAGGCTAAAGCGCAGCCCCTGGATGAGCTTGAACAGGCCCATAT gAACTTCCAACTAGTCTTCGCACAAAGAATGCTCCATGACGATTCACCAACAAAAAGGAAGGCAGCATCAGCCCTAGCCGAGACCAGAATGGCGCTCACGTCCCTAAAATCGTTCAAGCGACGGAATATAGCCAATGTGCCCATTCAGCGAGTGGGGGATAGCATAAGGAGTGTAGTTCCTGGAGTTGTGCGGCAACAGCACGGATTTGACTCTAGGACGCCTAATTCTAATGTTATGATCAGCGTTTATGAG GATGCCCCATCAACCTCACATTCCGCCGTCCCAATGGCTGACAATCCAGGCCCAGCCTCCATAGTACAATCGTGCGGCAACATAGAGAACGAAAAAGAAGTTGGGATTTGGACCAATGCCAAAACCAAAATGGTACACACGAATGTTGTACCACATCAGCCTTTGCCTTTTACTC CCTATGTAGATGAAGAAGATGTCCTAAAACTTCCAGCCAACCATATGCCTTATTGTGTAGACGACCTGACGTTTACCGTACCTTTGAATGTACCTGACCCCGTCGACCCCACAAAAATTCCGTGTTATAATAAGTCTCag GTATACGTAGATAACACTGAATACAGTTTAGAAGAAATTAGATCAAGAAAATACAACTTAGAAAGGACATCCAAAGCCGTCTACAACGAAACCGTGGTAGAGGAGCAACGAAACGCTagcaaaataaatgaaactttGGCTCAGTGCAGTGCGCTTGAGACCTTAGCCAACTGCGCTTTAGACGCCGAGCAGGACCATTTAGGTCAGCTGATGCCTCTAACCATGCCTACCATACAAAATGTTACCAGAGTAACGAACATGCACTCACCCGGAGAACCTAAAGTCTTGGTAAATCTAGATTCTAAAGAATTAAGCCAACTGTCTCACAAGAATGACGAAAACCAGAGACAAGAGAAACAAGACAAGCCTACAGCTTCTAATAATAACTATGGGAATGAGAATGCTTGTGGGAATTATGGGAAGAATAATTTGATGGAGGAGTTTAATAGGAGTTTGATGGGGAATTTGCTTGGTGACTCGATCACTAACGTCACCATGAATACGAAGGAGGCGCGGTGGGAGCTACGGAACATTTTCAATGACAATG AACCAACCATGGTGCAACCAGTGGTGCAACAATTCGACGTGTCCAACATGAAGTTCGACATCCACGAAGACAGGTCTATGACGATGGCCCTCGCTAAGAAGAAGCAAGACACCGGAGCTCACACCGTACCTCAGGACAAGGAGAACGCGAACAAGTTTAACAGCCCCGATGCACGGAGT ACGGGAAAAAACATGTATTTCGAAGAAACCCAATTCACGCAAGCATTCAATTTTGACGTAAAAGACGCTAGTACGCCAAACATGTCCCAGTTCAAAAAACCGAACAACATAGACCATACCAACAAATTATCTAATGTTCCCAAGTTCCATATGGATGAGAGTACTATAGAGTTACAGAGTGGTATTGGCAAAAGGGATGATTCGCGGCAAATGGCGGAGCATGCGACTGTGGATACGCAGGGCGCTCTTTCAGTTATTATGGAAGCTACGAGGGAATCTAACAG TAAATCAGGCTCCAGTACGTCCAGTCAATCTACAAGGAATAACTACACCAATTACACCACTACGCCATTCGATTCTATGTACCATAACGACCAAGGCCCACCAACGGCTTCCAAAAGGAATTCTATATCCACGCAACCACGATTAGCCAACGGCCATTTTGCAAGTAGAGCTTACCCGCAGAAGCGAGAGGAGGCAAAACCTCAGCCCTCACCAGCGACACCGTATTTGTCCCACGACCACCAATACCAGAAGCCAGCACCACAAAACTTCAACGGCTACACTCCGCAAAGACCAGCCGCCCCACAGGTCAACCCATATCAACAATACGGCTACCAACAAGGATACCCAAACAACCAGATCCAACCTCAACAGGGCTACGCAAGCCCTAACCCGAACGTTTACAACAGTCCTCAACACGCGGGCATTCAGAGCCCTCATCAGATGAGCCCTTCCGTCCCTCCCGGCTTCCAAAGCCCGACTTATCAATACCAAAACCCGACACAACCTATGATGAGCCCTCAACAAGTGTACGCCGGCCGACAGGACTATTACGGTCAGGAGAGACACGTCTACGCCAATCAACAGCAACCACCTCCCTTCCAAAGTCCACCCCATCAAGCCCAGTACCAAAACAACCCCTATTACCAGAGAACTAGTCAAGTGAGTCAAGTCCCTCCTTCGCCCAATCAAAGCTATAACCAACAAAATTATCACGGAATGCACAACCAATACGGCAACGCTAACATGTATCAACAGAATCAAAACTATCAGATGCAGAATTCGTACCGGCAATCGCCGAAACCAATGGAAAATGGACAAGCTGCCTATGGAGCGCCGAATCAGCCATTCCAAATTTATCAAAGCCCTCAACCTCAACGTGCTGCTCATAACAGCAATAATATGAGTCATGAGAGTATTCCGGAGACGCAAGTGAAACAAAGCCCCCACGAACAAAATGCTATGAATAAAGTCAGTCCTCCCAAACCCCCAGTGCCCCATAAGAGTCCTACATCAGCTTTAAGAAACGTCCGACACGACCAACCAAATGTGAAACTCGGCCAGAACTCCCCCGACATTGGATTCTCAAACCAGTTCCTCAATTTCATATCCAATAGGAATGAACCGAAAGATAATGCCAACACGCCTAAATTCACAAACAGCCCAAGCATATCTCAGAAAATGCATAAAAACCTTTACGTTTCGAGTCCTGAGCAGGCTCAGATACCTCCTTCCTCTGGGCTTTCGGACTCTGACAGCAAAGATGGTTTAACTGCGCAGACGGGTACACCAATTCAATCGGCGAAGGTTTCGCACGCTATTGAGAAACAGAAGGATATATCAAAACGGCAGCTTGACTTCGAGCACAGAGTCGAATTCCAATCTGAAGATAGTAGAGACTCTTTAAGCAAGGAAAGCAGAATCTCCTCAGTTTACTCCAGACAGTCAGACTTCCAATCAGATGGATACGGAATGGATGTGGACAGTGAAAACTCCATGGAGTGTGCGGCGTATAAATCTACGCATTCGATCTCATTAATAGAAACCACTGACATACCCAGACCGGCAGACATTGAGTTCCCAGACGTAATAGACCCATTTAACAAAAAAATGCTGACTTCATTGTTAGACTATGTAAAATTCCCTAATAAAACACATGCTGAAGGATACAATGAGGTACGATCAGTACCCAAGTTGCAAGTAGCGACGACGATAGGAGTTGGAAACAATAAATTCGCCGTCGAAAAGCAGCTAGGCAAAGGGAATTATGGCGCCGTGTTTTTGTGCTTAGACGTACATAGCAACCGGTCTGTGGCCGTGAAATATCAGAAACCTGCCAGGCCTTGGGAGTTTTATATCTGCCAGGAAATCAAAGCGAGGATAAAGGATCCCTTCATG CTACCAGGCTACATGGACATCACAACAGCTTTCATCGGAGACAACGCTAGTTTATTTGTGTCCGAATACTCAAAATACGGGTCCCTATTGGACGTCGCCAACAAAATCCGAATGGCTACCTCAAAGTGTATTAACGAATTCATAGTCTTCCTGCTGACTGCTGAAATGTTGTCGATAGTTCATTATTTGCATAAAGCTCAAATTATCCATGCTGATATAAAACCTGATAATTTCTTGTTGAtgaaaat ACCTTCGCAAGAATGGAGGACCCCGTCTCTGCAGCTGATTGACCTGGGATGCTCCATCGACATGTCCTTGTTCCCTGAAGGAACAACGTTTAGAGAG CTCATAGCAACAGAAGGCTTCACATGCACCGAGATGAGAGAAGGGAAACCTTGGACTTACCAGACAGACCTATACTGCCTCGCCGGGACTATACATGTTATTCTGATGGGCAGTTATATGAAGGTAGCTAATCGCCTAGGCCAGTGGAATATAGAGAAGAAATTGCCTCG atataTGAAGAATTTATGGGACAAAATATTCACGACACTGCTTAATGTACCAGACTGTAACAATTTGCCCGACCTCATGGCGCTGAAGGAAGACATAGACAAACTATTAAGTTCAAGTGGTTCAACTGATGTTTTAAGCTCCCAGCTCCGTACCTTTGCTAACGTGCTTAAATCTAGGTAA
- the LOC134664612 gene encoding ATP-dependent (S)-NAD(P)H-hydrate dehydratase, whose product MLISSNILSTKLYNWCLRINTCRYKGTMNYTLLKSVKACIPKLDGGKHKGQAGRIGIVGGSLEYTGAPYFAGISALKVGADLVHIFCASSAASVIKSYSPELIVHPLLDHPNATAQISPWLERLHALVIGPGLGRETETFNVVTDLINVIKEKKIPLVIDADGLFLVTSKPEVIKDFSSPVILTPNKIEFERLCSSLGGASELKTLGENVTVLKKGEEDQVYSSLLEAEWKSNVYGSNRRCGGQGDLLSGSIATFLNWTLSNKDKIEIGLAADPRTAASLACYSASILVRLCNRKAFKVKGRSMLAGDMIEYIHESFEELYGQ is encoded by the exons ATGTTGATATCGAGTAATATTTTATCAACAAAGTTATACAATTGGTGTTTAAGAATTAATACTTGTCGGTACAAAGGCACAATGAACTATACACTGTTGAAATCGGTAAAGGCTTGCATACCGAAGTTAGATGGAGGTAAACACAAGGGGCAAGCCGGTAGGATAGGAATAGTTGGAGGATCCTTAGAATACACGGGAGCGCCTTATTTTGCTGGGATAAGTGCTTTGAAA GTGGGAGCTGATTTGGTGCACATATTTTGTGCATCTTCAGCAGCAAGCGTCATTAAATCGTACAGTCCAGAACTGATAGTACATCCATTACTGGACCACCCTAATGCTACCGCACAAATTTCTCCATGGCTGGAAAGACTTCATGCCTTAGTCATCGGTCCAGGACTGGGGCGAGAGACGGAAACCTTCAATGTTGTGACAGATTTGATAAATGTTATAAAAGAGAAGAAGATACCATTAGTTATTGATGCAGATGGACTGTTTCTTGTAACTAGCAAACCGGAAGTTATTAAAGATTTCTCTTCACCTGTTATATTGACTCCTAATAAAATAGAATTTGAAAGACTATGTAGCAGCCTTGGTGGGGCTTCAGAGTTAAAAACTCTTGGGGAAAACGTAACAGTTTTGAAGAAAGGGGAAGAGGATCAAGTATATTCTTCGCTTCTGGAAGCAGAGTGGAAGTCTAATGTTTACGGATCTAACCGAAGATGTGGTGGACAAGGGGATCTTTTATCAGGATCAATTGCTACATTTTTAAACTGGACTTTGAGTAATAAGGATAAGATTGAGATTGGTTTGGCTGCTGATCCTCGGACAGCTGCATCCTTGGCCTGCTATTCAGCATCAATTCTTGTAAGGTTATGTAATAGGAAGGCTTTTAAAGTCAAAGGCAGAAGTATGCTGGCTGGTGATATGATTGAATACATCCATGAATCTTTTGAAGAGTTATATGGACAATAA
- the LOC134664613 gene encoding zinc finger protein 830: MSLRAQMEKKKAQEEMRRLMAERKKKDVKATKIDNPLAKYNNLGQLMCLLCSSVVRSEAVWPVHLNSKQHRDNVEKAKELKKITNDFTDAKKVKRLGVPPSDAPPEKKLKSILRNAGDVKPVQLPKSNVPNIITYHDEEIKRAPLNLDLVQSTLNGGDEKPGSSMKVKDSSGKDKTPPVPEAPIPEGFFDDPILDAKVRNIEYKDPVEEEWEKFQKEIKEQATASAEIIAGEQEEATAERQIDEIEEQMRNWNRVLELELKKEETKKNKLDTEQQSENEEDSNDEGDIDEFLDWRAKKAYS; the protein is encoded by the exons ATGTCGCTCCGCGCGCAAATGGAGAAGAAGAAAGCCCAAGAAGAAATGCGGCGCCTTATGGCAGAACGCAAGAAAAAAGACGTCAAGGCTACGAAGATAGATAATCCGCTGGCCAAATATAACAACTTGGGCCAGCTCATGTGCTTACTGTGCTCTTCTGTGGTCCGTTCAGAAGCAGTATGGCCAGTGCATCTTAATAGCAAACAACACAGAGATAACGTCGAGAAAGCTAAAGAGTTGAAGAAAATCACCAACGATTTCACAGATGCTAAGAAAGTTAAAAGGTTAGGTGTTCCACCATCAGATGCTCCGCCAGAGAAAAAATTAAAGAGCATCCTGAGGAATGCTGGTGATGTTAAACCTGTACAGTTACCGAAGAGTAATGTGCCTAACATAATTACTTATCACGACGAGGAGATAAAAAGGGCTCCTTTGAATTTGGATTTAGTGCAGTCAACACTAAATGGAG GTGATGAGAAGCCTGGATCCAGTATGAAAGTCAAGGATTCCAGTGGCAAAGATAAAACTCCACCTGTACCAGAGGCACCTATACCAGAAGGATTTTTTGATGACCCTATCTTGGATGCCaag GTGCGAAATATAGAGTACAAGGACCCGGTAGAAGAGGAATGGGAAAAGTTTCAAAAAGAAATAAAGGAACAAGCTACTGCCTCAGCTGAAATAATAGCTGGGGAACAAGAGGAAGCCACGGCGGAAAGACAGATTGATGAAATAGAAGAGCAAATGAGAAATTGGAACAG GGTCTTAGAACTAGAATTGAAAAAAGAAGaaacaaagaaaaacaaattagaTACAGAACAACAAAGTGAAAATGAAGAAGATTCAAATGATGAAGGTGATATTGACGAATTTTTGGATTGGCGAGCTAAGAAAGCATACAgttaa
- the LOC134664609 gene encoding tRNA (guanine-N(7)-)-methyltransferase non-catalytic subunit wuho, with translation MSSIEVSDKYVAVTKGLRIDRYDFAKHDCISIPISKRLENDYISDIVISSDCKYLAVVSTVTKQLTVFELPQWNNYKSFTLPRSASKIRFTSNNEHLLVADKTGDVLIYDINNPNDSGTKLLGHLSLLLDVLQTNDGKYIITSDRDEKIKVSCYPNTYNIQTYCLGHKEFVKQIEILPHDQNYLTSTSGDGTIKCWDYLNGKLAHTIDTNDDIKDAQLLENFVKVMNDDEIEVDKLPIVHYTISRLDENSSLLIVAVHTCNTLLVYRLESNNKQLSHKLIERITVDRFPAAIKLYNSTLYVYDDVECTVQVLKIEYKDNKINIQSDKIIKMFEKDDTSIDIRDNNESIKLLYKRKFDNVQEYQERKKQRLEKSIS, from the coding sequence ATGAGTAGTATAGAAGTCAGTGATAAATACGTTGCTGTCACCAAAGGATTGCGCATTGACCGATACGACTTTGCGAAGCACGACTGCATCAGTATTCCAATAAGTAAACGGCTGGAAAACGATTACATTTCTGATATTGTTATTTCCTCTGACTGTAAGTACTTGGCAGTAGTATCTACAGTTACAaaacagttaacagtgtttGAATTGCCACAATGGAACAACTACAAAAGTTTTACACTACCAAGAAGTGCTAGCAAAATAAGATTCACGTCAAACAATGAACATTTATTAGTTGCTGATAAAACGGGGGATGTACTCATATACGATATCAATAACCCTAACGATAGCGGCACAAAACTATTGGGACACTTAAGCTTACTGCTGGATGTTTTACAGACAAATGATGGAAAATATATCATAACCTCTGACCGAGATGAGAAAATCAAGGTTTCATGTTACCCTAATACATATAACATTCAAACATACTGTTTGGGCCACAAGGAATTTGTGAAGCAAATTGAAATTCTACCTCATGATCAAAATTACTTGACAAGCACTTCAGGCGATGGAACTATAAAATGTTGGGACTATTTAAATGGAAAGCTGGCCCACACCATAGACACCAATGATGACATAAAGGATGCTCAGCTGCTGGAGAATTTTGTCAAAGTCatgaatgatgatgaaattgaaGTGGATAAATTGCCTATAGTTCACTACACTATCTCTCGCTTGGATGAGAACTCCAGTTTATTAATAGTGGCTGTACATACCTGTAATACTTTACTTGTATACAGGTTAGAATCAAATAATAAACAATTAAGTCATAAACTTATAGAAAGAATTACAGTAGACAGGTTCCCAGCTGCTATCAAATTATACAACTCAACATTGTATGTCTACGATGATGTTGAATGCACAGTTcaagttttaaaaatagaatataaGGACAATAAGATAAATATTCAATCGGATAAAATAATCAAGATGTTTGAAAAAGATGATACAAGTATTGATATCAGAGATAACAATGAATCCATCAAGTTATTGTATAAAAGGAAATTTGACAATGTTCAAGAATACCAAGAAAGGAAAAAACAAAGATTGGAAAAATCCATCTCATGA